The proteins below come from a single Streptomyces sp. M92 genomic window:
- a CDS encoding GNAT family N-acetyltransferase has protein sequence MLRAVSIEDDSADATIVVPVSVRDLLPRDLPACTWSGSPTHLRHVEHELVRAAAGEVDYLAVCTPAGLPVAIGGIDYQVSEGAGTLWQLAVLPALQSRGLGTLLVRAAEQRVRDRGRRRAELAVEEDNVRARALYERLGYVAYGREPDAWDEEAPDGSVRRHETMCVLMRRAL, from the coding sequence ATGCTCCGTGCCGTGTCCATTGAAGACGACTCCGCCGATGCCACGATCGTCGTACCGGTCAGCGTGCGCGATCTACTGCCCCGGGACCTGCCCGCGTGCACCTGGTCCGGCTCGCCCACCCACCTGCGCCACGTGGAGCACGAGTTGGTGCGCGCCGCGGCGGGCGAGGTGGACTACCTGGCCGTGTGCACCCCCGCCGGTCTGCCGGTGGCGATCGGCGGCATCGACTACCAGGTTTCCGAGGGGGCCGGGACCCTGTGGCAGCTCGCGGTGCTCCCGGCGCTCCAGTCCCGCGGCCTGGGGACCCTGCTCGTCCGAGCTGCCGAACAGCGGGTCAGGGACCGCGGGCGACGCAGGGCGGAACTCGCCGTGGAGGAGGACAACGTGCGTGCTCGCGCCCTGTACGAGCGCCTGGGGTACGTCGCGTACGGCCGCGAACCCGATGCCTGGGACGAGGAAGCGCCCGACGGGTCGGTCCGCCGCCACGAGACGATGTGCGTCCTCATGCGAAGGGCCCTTTGA
- a CDS encoding response regulator transcription factor → MDCEREPVRVVIVDDEQLVRMALRLVVDGEPDLTVVAEAADGDAAITVVDEQRPDVVLMDVRMPGRDGLSATRALLTRPAPPRVLMLTTFDSDDLVLGALRAGALGFVLKDTQPARILDAVRTVADGHPVLSPAATARVIAAATGPRSAHARSSSREAARARLAALTERELDTARAIADGLGNPEIAQRLCISVATVKAHTGNLFAKLAVENRVQIALVVRDAEE, encoded by the coding sequence GTGGACTGCGAGCGGGAGCCGGTGCGCGTCGTCATCGTCGACGACGAACAGCTGGTGCGCATGGCGCTGCGGCTCGTCGTCGACGGCGAGCCGGACCTGACCGTCGTCGCGGAGGCGGCCGACGGGGACGCCGCGATCACCGTGGTCGACGAGCAGCGGCCGGACGTCGTCCTCATGGACGTGCGCATGCCCGGACGGGACGGCCTCAGCGCGACCCGTGCACTCCTGACCCGGCCGGCGCCGCCGCGGGTACTGATGCTGACCACGTTCGACTCCGACGACCTGGTGCTCGGTGCGCTGCGGGCCGGGGCCCTCGGGTTCGTACTCAAGGACACCCAGCCGGCGCGGATCCTCGACGCGGTGCGGACCGTCGCGGACGGCCATCCGGTGCTGTCCCCGGCGGCCACGGCACGGGTGATCGCCGCGGCCACCGGCCCGCGGTCCGCTCACGCCCGCAGCTCGTCGCGCGAGGCCGCACGGGCACGGCTCGCCGCACTGACCGAACGGGAGCTCGACACCGCCCGGGCCATCGCCGACGGACTGGGCAATCCGGAGATCGCCCAGCGGCTGTGCATCAGCGTCGCGACCGTCAAGGCCCACACGGGCAACCTGTTCGCCAAGCTGGCGGTCGAGAACAGGGTGCAGATCGCGCTCGTGGTCCGCGACGCCGAGGAGTGA
- a CDS encoding alpha/beta fold hydrolase, which translates to MTVSVARVVHRHVDIDGVRVFYRESLPDRDDAPVLLLLHGFPSGSHQFRRLLDVLGSRYRLIAPDHPGFGRTEVPDGFTYRFDRLADVTEGFVQRLGLDRFVMYVFDYGAPIGFRLAERRPERIAGLITQNGNGYEDGLSEVAGETLRFRPRTPGAEERLLDLLTLAGTRSQYETGVADPALIAPDGWTLDQHFLELPGRRNAQLDLLFDYHTNIDSYGRWQAWLRRHTSPTLIAWGRNDPFFTEPGARAYLRDLPDAELHLFDTGHFALDTHLPEIAPLIADFLDRTWR; encoded by the coding sequence ATGACTGTCTCCGTCGCGCGCGTCGTCCATCGCCATGTGGACATAGACGGCGTCCGTGTCTTCTACCGGGAGTCCCTGCCCGACCGGGACGACGCTCCCGTTCTGCTGCTCCTGCACGGATTCCCGTCCGGCTCCCACCAGTTCCGCCGGCTGCTGGACGTGCTCGGCTCGCGCTACCGCCTGATCGCCCCGGACCATCCGGGCTTCGGCCGCACCGAGGTACCGGACGGCTTCACCTACCGCTTCGACCGGCTCGCCGACGTCACGGAAGGCTTCGTCCAGCGACTCGGGCTTGACCGGTTCGTCATGTACGTCTTCGACTACGGGGCGCCGATCGGCTTCCGGCTCGCCGAACGCCGTCCCGAGCGGATCGCCGGCCTCATCACGCAGAACGGCAACGGGTACGAGGACGGGCTGTCGGAGGTGGCCGGCGAAACCCTCCGGTTCAGGCCGCGGACGCCCGGTGCCGAGGAGCGGCTGCTGGACCTGCTCACCCTGGCCGGCACGCGTTCCCAGTACGAGACCGGGGTCGCGGACCCCGCCTTGATCGCGCCCGACGGCTGGACCCTCGACCAGCACTTCCTGGAGCTCCCCGGACGCAGGAACGCCCAACTGGACCTGCTGTTCGACTACCACACCAACATCGACAGCTACGGCCGCTGGCAGGCCTGGCTGCGCCGGCACACGTCGCCCACCCTGATCGCCTGGGGCCGCAACGACCCCTTCTTCACGGAACCCGGTGCCCGCGCCTACCTGCGGGACCTGCCCGATGCCGAACTCCACCTCTTCGACACGGGCCACTTCGCCCTCGACACCCACCTGCCGGAGATCGCCCCGCTGATCGCCGACTTCCTGGACCGCACCTGGAGGTAG
- the rpmF gene encoding 50S ribosomal protein L32 — protein MAVPKRKMSRSNTRHRRAQWKADTPQLVTVTVDGTQYRVPQRLAKAYERGLLRPDG, from the coding sequence ATGGCCGTACCCAAACGCAAGATGTCACGCAGCAACACCCGGCACCGCCGCGCCCAGTGGAAGGCGGACACCCCGCAGTTGGTGACGGTCACGGTGGACGGTACCCAGTACCGCGTGCCCCAGCGGCTCGCCAAAGCGTACGAGCGCGGCCTGCTCCGCCCCGACGGCTGA
- a CDS encoding SDR family oxidoreductase, whose amino-acid sequence MDKDRPVDGERLHCLVTGASGYIGGRLVPELLRAGHRVRCLARSPGKLRDHPWARDAETVGGDVTDAASVAEAMRGIDVAYYLVHALGSGSGFEDTDRRAARIFAEQAHAAGVRRIVYLGGLTPAGVPERSLSPHLRSRAEVGRIFLEAPVPATVLRAAVVIGSGSASFEMLRYLTERLPVMVTPSWVHTRTQPIGVRDVLRYLVGAAGMPPDVDRAFDIGGPDVLTYREMMGRYAAVAGLRRRLIVPVPILTPGLSSHWVGLVTPVPASIARPLTESLRHEVVCHEHDIARHVPDPPGRPLPFDEALALALRKVRDAQVATRWSSAAVPGAPSDPLPTDPDWAGGSLYQDERHLPVAAPRDALWKVIEGIGGDNGWYSFPLAWAVRGWLDRFVGGVGLRRGRRDAERLRVGDSLDFWRVEEIEPGRLLRLRAEMRLPGLAWLEMYAETDDDGRTRYRQRALFHPRGLLGHAYWWSVSPFHAVVFGGMARNIAQAAAKGMGARRPAARNDRARRSRSPKGPRR is encoded by the coding sequence GTGGACAAGGACCGACCGGTGGACGGCGAACGGCTGCACTGCCTGGTCACCGGGGCCTCCGGATACATCGGCGGACGGCTGGTGCCGGAACTGCTGCGGGCCGGTCACCGGGTCCGGTGTCTGGCCCGCTCCCCCGGCAAACTCCGCGACCACCCCTGGGCGCGGGACGCCGAGACGGTCGGCGGTGACGTCACGGACGCCGCGTCCGTGGCCGAGGCCATGCGCGGGATCGACGTCGCCTATTACCTGGTGCACGCGCTCGGCTCGGGATCGGGTTTCGAGGACACCGATCGCCGGGCCGCCCGGATCTTCGCCGAGCAGGCACACGCCGCCGGCGTCCGACGGATCGTCTACCTGGGCGGACTCACCCCGGCAGGCGTACCCGAGCGATCCCTCTCCCCCCATCTGCGGTCGAGGGCCGAGGTCGGCCGCATCTTCCTGGAGGCACCGGTGCCCGCCACCGTGCTGCGGGCGGCGGTGGTCATCGGTTCGGGGTCGGCCTCGTTCGAGATGCTGCGCTATCTCACCGAGCGCCTGCCCGTGATGGTGACCCCCAGTTGGGTGCACACCCGCACGCAACCGATCGGCGTCCGGGACGTACTCCGCTACCTCGTCGGTGCCGCCGGCATGCCGCCCGACGTCGACCGGGCGTTCGACATCGGTGGGCCGGACGTCCTCACCTACCGGGAGATGATGGGCCGCTACGCGGCGGTCGCCGGGCTGCGGCGACGGCTCATCGTGCCGGTGCCGATCCTCACCCCAGGGCTCTCGAGCCACTGGGTGGGCCTGGTCACGCCGGTGCCCGCCTCCATCGCCCGCCCGCTGACCGAGTCGCTGCGCCACGAGGTCGTCTGCCACGAACACGACATCGCCCGCCACGTGCCCGACCCGCCGGGCCGGCCGCTGCCCTTCGACGAGGCCCTGGCACTGGCGCTGCGCAAGGTCCGGGACGCCCAGGTGGCCACCCGCTGGTCGTCCGCGGCCGTGCCCGGCGCCCCCAGCGACCCGCTGCCCACCGATCCCGACTGGGCCGGCGGCAGTCTCTACCAGGACGAACGCCACCTGCCGGTCGCCGCACCCCGCGACGCGCTGTGGAAGGTCATCGAAGGCATCGGCGGCGACAACGGCTGGTACTCCTTCCCGCTCGCCTGGGCGGTCCGCGGCTGGCTCGACCGGTTCGTCGGCGGGGTCGGCCTGCGCCGCGGCCGCCGCGACGCCGAGCGCCTACGGGTCGGTGACTCCCTGGACTTCTGGCGGGTCGAGGAGATCGAGCCGGGCCGTCTGCTGCGACTGCGCGCCGAGATGCGCCTGCCCGGACTGGCCTGGCTGGAGATGTACGCCGAGACGGACGACGACGGCCGCACGCGCTACCGCCAACGTGCCCTGTTCCACCCCCGCGGCCTGCTCGGACACGCCTACTGGTGGAGTGTCTCGCCGTTCCACGCGGTCGTCTTCGGCGGCATGGCCCGCAACATCGCCCAGGCCGCCGCCAAGGGGATGGGCGCCCGCCGACCCGCGGCGCGCAACGACCGCGCCAGGCGTTCCCGCTCCCCGAAGGGCCCCCGTCGGTGA
- a CDS encoding YceI family protein, whose amino-acid sequence MALRLLRRRRSRGTSGAGASISVPLPPDAGAFGFEVVDPMGQPMGGAEVTVSAVENHRVVTRGTTDPNGYFIATLPPGSYSVMTVAEGLSPARETVDITAGVALAPTRVGLAPARRLELPTAGTWLFDPPHTAIRFIAKHVGMAHVHGRFTRFQGGIRVAPDMADSQVSVRIDAASIDTGNNTRDNHLRSADFLDVERYPYIDFTSTRFAYRGGSKWTLHGTLTMHGTSRSVGLDTTYLGMVNGGYEQELRCAALAKAELHREDYTLNWRSMLARGIAVVGPTIQLEMDVQAMYRTHDTPTPPE is encoded by the coding sequence ATGGCCCTCAGGCTGCTCCGACGTCGACGTTCGCGCGGCACCTCCGGTGCCGGGGCAAGCATCTCGGTCCCCCTGCCGCCCGACGCAGGGGCATTCGGCTTCGAGGTCGTCGATCCCATGGGGCAGCCCATGGGCGGAGCCGAGGTCACCGTGAGCGCGGTGGAAAACCACCGGGTGGTGACACGTGGAACCACGGATCCCAACGGCTACTTCATAGCGACGCTGCCTCCGGGCTCCTACAGCGTCATGACAGTCGCCGAGGGCCTGTCACCCGCCCGCGAGACCGTCGACATCACGGCCGGGGTCGCTCTGGCGCCGACGCGCGTGGGTCTCGCGCCCGCGCGCCGACTGGAGCTCCCGACAGCCGGAACCTGGCTGTTCGACCCCCCGCACACCGCGATCCGGTTCATCGCCAAACACGTCGGCATGGCCCATGTCCACGGCAGGTTCACGCGCTTCCAGGGCGGTATCCGCGTCGCACCGGACATGGCCGACTCACAGGTCTCGGTACGCATCGACGCCGCCAGCATCGACACGGGCAACAACACCCGCGACAACCACCTGCGCTCCGCCGACTTCCTGGATGTCGAGCGCTACCCCTACATCGACTTCACCAGTACCCGGTTCGCCTACCGCGGCGGGTCCAAGTGGACCCTGCACGGCACGCTCACCATGCACGGCACCAGCCGCTCCGTGGGCCTCGACACGACCTACCTCGGGATGGTCAACGGGGGTTACGAACAGGAGCTGCGCTGCGCGGCTCTCGCCAAGGCGGAACTCCACCGGGAGGACTACACCCTCAACTGGCGCTCCATGCTGGCCCGCGGCATCGCCGTCGTCGGCCCGACCATCCAGCTGGAGATGGATGTGCAGGCCATGTACCGCACCCACGACACGCCCACTCCCCCGGAGTAG
- a CDS encoding sensor histidine kinase, protein MKADAVPRLGRWQQTWRLAAAAAVGVPAWLSVGVLLRWQEAEPGSWFRVGDPLVALGCLTALLWRRRFPLAVALTVAIASPVSALATGAALLALASLSARRRPVEIAVVSSAFVTASQFAVGLYPVARPPGSLWFQLAFPALTAGIAVAAGLAVGARRVEVRSLRERAESAEREQAARADRARALERNRIAREMHDVLAHRISLVAMQAGVLDHRSDLPAEENRVLVRGIADGSHQALEELRGVLGVLRADPGRPEPPQPSLDRVPDLVADARASGLDVTLTTTVTGTPSDVAGRTCYRIVQEGLTNAAKHAPGTRVHVMVEGCAGGGLGVSVRNSPAIARNPRPPASGFGLLGLTERVGLAGGELDHRPTPDNGYILTARLPWPNPTPERNT, encoded by the coding sequence GTGAAAGCGGACGCGGTGCCACGGCTCGGGAGGTGGCAGCAGACTTGGCGGCTGGCGGCGGCCGCGGCGGTGGGCGTTCCGGCCTGGCTCTCCGTCGGAGTGCTGCTGCGGTGGCAGGAGGCCGAACCGGGTTCCTGGTTCCGCGTCGGCGATCCGTTGGTGGCTCTCGGTTGTCTGACGGCGCTGCTGTGGCGGCGCCGGTTCCCGCTCGCCGTCGCGCTGACGGTCGCGATCGCCTCGCCCGTGTCCGCACTCGCCACCGGCGCCGCGCTCCTGGCGCTGGCGTCGCTCTCGGCCCGTCGCCGGCCGGTGGAGATCGCGGTCGTCTCGTCGGCCTTCGTGACCGCGTCGCAGTTCGCCGTGGGGCTCTACCCGGTCGCGAGACCGCCCGGCTCGTTGTGGTTCCAGCTCGCGTTCCCGGCACTGACCGCGGGCATCGCGGTGGCGGCGGGCCTGGCCGTCGGTGCGCGGCGTGTCGAGGTGCGGTCCCTGCGGGAGCGGGCGGAGAGCGCGGAACGGGAACAGGCCGCACGAGCGGACCGGGCCCGCGCCCTGGAGCGCAATCGGATCGCCCGCGAGATGCACGACGTGCTCGCACACCGGATCTCCCTGGTCGCCATGCAGGCCGGAGTGCTGGACCACCGCAGCGACCTCCCGGCGGAGGAGAACCGGGTGCTCGTTCGCGGCATCGCCGACGGCTCGCACCAGGCCCTGGAGGAACTGCGGGGCGTCCTCGGCGTGCTCCGGGCCGACCCGGGCCGCCCGGAACCACCCCAGCCGTCCCTCGACCGCGTTCCCGACCTGGTGGCCGACGCCCGCGCGTCCGGACTCGACGTCACCCTCACCACCACCGTGACGGGGACACCGTCCGACGTGGCCGGACGGACCTGCTACCGGATCGTCCAGGAAGGTCTGACCAACGCCGCCAAACACGCCCCCGGCACGCGGGTGCACGTCATGGTCGAAGGATGCGCGGGCGGCGGTCTCGGCGTCAGCGTCCGCAACTCCCCGGCGATCGCGAGGAACCCGCGGCCACCGGCATCGGGATTCGGCCTGCTCGGTCTCACCGAGCGGGTCGGCCTCGCCGGCGGCGAACTGGACCACCGCCCCACACCCGACAACGGATACATCCTCACCGCACGGCTGCCCTGGCCGAACCCCACACCCGAGAGGAACACCTGA
- a CDS encoding GNAT family N-acetyltransferase, with product MNDLGDVAWPPAPIRTERLVLREPEVRDRAAFIELLASPDVHTYLGGPRPRDELERALPEVPERWPGSFVVDLGGAMIGHVLLRRATEHHRPAAVGKVDLGYLFLPRAWGSGYAAEACAAALDWLGGVLPGEPVVLATQTANVGSMRLAAKLGFTEVERFRAWNADQWLGLRRSPRRPDASAYRRLRR from the coding sequence ATGAACGATCTCGGAGACGTCGCCTGGCCGCCCGCGCCGATCAGGACCGAGAGGCTCGTGCTGCGTGAGCCCGAGGTCCGGGACCGTGCGGCGTTCATCGAGCTGCTGGCGTCGCCGGACGTGCACACGTACCTCGGCGGCCCCCGCCCGCGTGACGAACTCGAGCGAGCGTTGCCCGAGGTGCCCGAGCGGTGGCCCGGGAGCTTCGTCGTCGATCTCGGCGGAGCGATGATCGGCCACGTCCTGCTCAGGAGAGCAACGGAGCACCACCGCCCGGCTGCTGTGGGGAAGGTTGATCTCGGCTACCTGTTCCTGCCGCGGGCGTGGGGGTCCGGATACGCCGCCGAGGCGTGCGCGGCGGCACTCGACTGGCTCGGAGGCGTCCTTCCCGGTGAGCCGGTCGTGCTCGCCACCCAGACCGCCAACGTCGGCTCGATGCGCCTCGCCGCGAAGCTGGGGTTCACCGAAGTGGAGCGGTTCCGGGCCTGGAACGCCGATCAGTGGCTCGGCCTGCGGCGGTCACCGAGGAGGCCCGACGCGTCCGCCTACCGCCGGCTCCGACGCTGA
- a CDS encoding cryptochrome/photolyase family protein: MTRAVVLFTADLRLHDHPPLRAALAAADEVVPLFVRDPGIHAAGFDAPNRAAFLADCLAALDASLRRRGGRLVVRSGPVDREVGAVATECGATRVHMAAAVTGYGHRREERLRGHLESLGVALHVHDAVTTAVAPGQVTPTGSDHYAVFTPYFRRWSVQRLREVCPPPRTVCVPDGVRGEPLPSRDALSGLSPGLLAGGEKAGREWFSRWARSGMAAYEERHDDLAGDATSRLSPHLHFGTLSASELVQRARAHGGPGAEAFVRQLCWRDFHHQVLAARPEASARDYRTRHDRWRTEKEAAEDIAAWREGRTGYPVVDAAMRQLRHEGWMHNRARLLVASFLTKTLYVDWRIGARHFLDLLVDGDIVNNQLNWQWAAGTGTDTRPHRVLNPVVQGKRFDPRGAYVRRWVPELSDVDDRFVHEPWRLPRDVRARLDYPEPLIGLAEGLARFRHARGRD, translated from the coding sequence ATGACCCGCGCGGTCGTCCTGTTCACCGCCGACCTCCGCCTGCACGACCATCCGCCGCTGCGCGCCGCGCTCGCGGCGGCCGACGAGGTGGTCCCGCTCTTCGTCCGCGATCCCGGGATCCACGCGGCGGGCTTCGACGCCCCGAACCGCGCCGCGTTCCTCGCCGACTGCCTGGCGGCCCTGGACGCGTCACTGAGGCGGCGCGGCGGCCGGCTGGTCGTACGCAGTGGCCCGGTCGACCGGGAGGTCGGCGCGGTCGCCACCGAGTGCGGTGCGACGCGGGTCCACATGGCCGCAGCGGTGACGGGCTACGGCCACCGGAGGGAGGAGCGGCTGCGCGGTCACCTCGAATCGCTCGGCGTCGCCCTCCACGTCCACGACGCCGTGACCACCGCCGTCGCGCCGGGGCAGGTGACGCCCACCGGCTCCGACCACTACGCGGTGTTCACCCCCTACTTCCGCCGCTGGTCCGTCCAGCGGCTGCGGGAGGTCTGCCCGCCGCCGCGCACGGTGTGCGTTCCGGACGGAGTGCGCGGCGAGCCGCTTCCGTCCCGCGACGCGCTGTCCGGCCTCTCGCCGGGTCTTTTGGCGGGCGGGGAGAAGGCGGGCAGGGAGTGGTTCTCCCGATGGGCACGGTCGGGTATGGCCGCGTACGAGGAGCGGCACGACGACCTGGCCGGCGACGCGACGTCCAGGCTGTCGCCCCACCTCCACTTCGGCACCCTGTCCGCGTCGGAACTCGTCCAGCGGGCCCGCGCGCACGGTGGACCCGGGGCGGAAGCGTTCGTACGGCAGCTGTGCTGGCGCGATTTCCACCATCAGGTGCTGGCGGCGCGCCCCGAGGCGTCGGCACGGGACTACCGCACCAGGCACGACCGCTGGCGGACCGAGAAGGAGGCGGCCGAGGACATCGCCGCGTGGCGGGAGGGCCGGACGGGATACCCGGTGGTCGACGCGGCCATGCGTCAGCTTCGCCACGAGGGCTGGATGCACAACCGGGCACGGCTGCTGGTGGCGAGCTTCCTGACCAAGACGCTGTACGTGGACTGGCGGATCGGCGCTCGGCACTTCCTCGACCTCCTCGTGGACGGCGACATCGTCAACAACCAGCTCAACTGGCAGTGGGCCGCCGGCACGGGCACGGACACCCGTCCGCACCGGGTTCTGAACCCGGTCGTCCAGGGCAAGCGCTTCGACCCGCGTGGAGCCTACGTGCGCCGATGGGTCCCCGAGCTGAGCGACGTGGACGACCGGTTCGTGCACGAACCCTGGCGGCTGCCCCGGGACGTGCGGGCCCGCCTCGACTACCCCGAGCCGCTGATCGGCCTCGCCGAAGGGCTCGCACGTTTCAGACACGCCCGCGGTCGCGACTGA
- a CDS encoding SRPBCC family protein produces MRLDDGPSVHCDVHVEADVPQVWELVTDIRLPARLSPELQRVAWLDDATRPRVGARFEGYNHHHRLGEWRTVSHVIELEERQVFGWAVTDADGRFGEPTLDPATCMASWRFLLRAEGEGTRLRQSASIGPGRSGVTVAVERRPDREEEIIAIRMRELRAGMEATLHGIKRLAGPRSRGGCR; encoded by the coding sequence ATGCGCCTTGACGACGGCCCGAGTGTGCACTGTGACGTTCATGTGGAAGCGGACGTGCCGCAGGTGTGGGAATTGGTGACCGACATACGCCTGCCCGCCCGGCTCAGCCCCGAACTCCAGCGCGTGGCCTGGCTGGACGACGCGACCCGGCCTCGGGTGGGCGCGCGCTTCGAGGGATACAACCATCACCACAGGCTCGGCGAGTGGCGGACCGTCTCGCACGTGATCGAGCTGGAGGAGCGACAGGTGTTCGGCTGGGCGGTCACGGATGCCGACGGCCGGTTCGGAGAACCGACGCTTGACCCGGCGACCTGCATGGCGTCCTGGCGTTTCCTGCTCAGGGCCGAGGGTGAGGGCACCCGACTGCGGCAGTCGGCCTCCATCGGCCCGGGCCGCAGCGGAGTCACCGTGGCCGTCGAACGCCGGCCGGACCGAGAGGAGGAGATCATCGCCATCCGGATGCGGGAACTGCGCGCCGGCATGGAGGCCACCCTCCACGGCATCAAGAGGCTCGCCGGGCCCCGGAGCCGTGGTGGGTGCCGTTGA
- a CDS encoding CGNR zinc finger domain-containing protein: protein MSEYAPLVGEQPAIDLVNTRPSTGDLLATEVDLRSWWTLQAERFPEAPPPDLTTADLVPVLAVREHTARALGHVRRGEAPSAADLAGLNRAQRAAPAIRELVPDGTAVVTRLSREGRPGVRLAAFLAEAAAELLADPAVARVRACEAEDCVLLFLPQHPRRRWCSAGRCGNRVRVARHYQRHKPG, encoded by the coding sequence ATGAGTGAGTACGCGCCGCTGGTCGGAGAGCAGCCGGCGATCGATCTGGTCAACACCCGCCCCAGCACCGGTGACCTGCTCGCCACCGAGGTGGATCTGCGTTCGTGGTGGACGCTTCAGGCCGAGCGGTTTCCGGAGGCACCGCCACCGGACCTCACCACCGCCGACCTGGTTCCCGTCCTGGCAGTCCGGGAGCACACCGCCCGCGCGCTGGGACACGTCCGCCGGGGCGAGGCGCCCTCGGCCGCCGACCTGGCCGGTCTCAACCGGGCGCAGCGTGCCGCACCCGCGATCCGTGAACTGGTCCCGGACGGCACGGCAGTGGTCACGCGGCTCAGCCGGGAGGGCCGCCCCGGCGTCCGGCTGGCGGCCTTCCTCGCGGAGGCCGCCGCCGAACTGCTCGCCGACCCGGCGGTCGCCAGGGTCCGCGCATGCGAGGCCGAGGACTGCGTACTGCTCTTCCTGCCCCAGCATCCGCGCCGCCGCTGGTGCTCGGCCGGCCGCTGCGGCAACCGCGTCCGCGTCGCACGGCACTACCAGCGGCACAAGCCCGGATAG
- a CDS encoding GNAT family N-acetyltransferase, which produces MTLATPVLRTPRLRLRPFTDADAGSLFALHSSASVMRYWDSPPWKDQARSERFVSMCRKVADEGTGARLAIDRAADGAFVGWCSLTGWNPDYRSASLGYCLDEAMWGHGYATEAAHALLRWAFDTLDLNRVQAEADTRNVGSARVLEKIGFVREGTLREECIVDGDVSDTWVYGLIRREWQPSTMPD; this is translated from the coding sequence ATGACTTTGGCCACCCCCGTACTGCGCACCCCTCGCCTGCGGCTTCGCCCCTTCACCGACGCCGACGCCGGCTCCCTCTTCGCACTGCACAGCAGCGCCTCCGTGATGCGCTACTGGGACTCCCCGCCGTGGAAGGACCAGGCCCGCTCCGAACGCTTCGTCTCGATGTGCCGGAAGGTCGCGGACGAGGGCACCGGGGCGCGGCTGGCCATCGACCGTGCTGCTGACGGCGCCTTCGTCGGGTGGTGCTCCCTGACCGGATGGAACCCGGACTACCGCAGCGCCTCACTGGGCTACTGCCTCGACGAAGCCATGTGGGGCCACGGCTACGCGACGGAGGCCGCGCACGCCCTGCTGCGGTGGGCGTTCGACACACTGGACCTGAACCGGGTCCAGGCGGAGGCCGATACGCGCAACGTCGGGTCCGCCCGAGTACTGGAGAAGATCGGTTTCGTACGCGAAGGCACGTTGCGGGAGGAATGCATCGTGGACGGCGACGTCTCCGACACGTGGGTGTACGGGTTGATCAGGCGTGAGTGGCAGCCGTCGACCATGCCGGATTGA
- a CDS encoding ASCH domain-containing protein, producing the protein MRALELGTAGEMRERLNGLVLAGKKTATTGLLAEYVEETEGLEFEGERLALAGNDGDRVATIEITGVELAAFGGVTWEHATAEGEGDRSLDEWRAGHMRFWEGIGTPVDDDTPLVCLRFRLVPPPSDSSARGRQRQQGSVRRP; encoded by the coding sequence ATGCGGGCACTGGAGCTCGGTACGGCAGGTGAGATGCGGGAGCGGCTCAATGGCCTCGTCCTGGCCGGGAAGAAGACCGCCACCACCGGGCTGCTGGCCGAGTACGTCGAGGAGACGGAGGGCCTGGAGTTCGAAGGTGAGCGCCTGGCGCTTGCCGGGAACGACGGAGACCGCGTCGCCACGATCGAGATCACCGGCGTCGAGCTGGCTGCCTTCGGCGGTGTCACGTGGGAACACGCCACCGCCGAAGGAGAGGGCGACCGGTCGCTGGACGAATGGCGGGCCGGACACATGCGCTTCTGGGAGGGCATCGGCACCCCGGTGGATGACGACACGCCACTGGTGTGCCTGCGATTCCGGCTGGTCCCGCCTCCCTCGGACTCGTCCGCTCGCGGGCGGCAGAGGCAGCAAGGGTCCGTTCGGCGACCGTGA